From Amycolatopsis sp. YIM 10, the proteins below share one genomic window:
- a CDS encoding flavodoxin family protein, translated as MATLLIVHHTPSPGMQAMFEAAVSGATDPEIDGVDVVRRAALTATAADVLAADGYLLGTPANLGYMSGALKHFFDTVYYPCLDSTKGRPFGYYVHGGSDVSGTVRGIESITTGLGWTSAAAAVTVTGEPSKDNLAACWELGATVAATLMPS; from the coding sequence GTGGCCACCTTGCTGATCGTGCATCACACCCCGTCGCCGGGCATGCAGGCGATGTTCGAGGCCGCCGTCTCGGGCGCCACCGATCCGGAGATCGACGGGGTGGACGTGGTCCGGCGGGCCGCGCTGACCGCGACCGCCGCCGACGTGCTCGCCGCCGACGGGTACCTGCTGGGCACCCCGGCGAACCTCGGGTACATGAGCGGAGCGCTCAAGCACTTCTTCGACACCGTGTACTACCCGTGCCTCGACTCGACCAAGGGACGCCCGTTCGGGTACTACGTGCACGGCGGCAGCGACGTCTCGGGCACCGTCCGCGGCATCGAGTCGATCACCACCGGCCTCGGCTGGACCTCGGCCGCCGCCGCGGTCACCGTCACCGGTGAGCCGAGCAAGGACAACCTGGCCGCCTGCTGGGAACTGGGCGCGACGGTCGCCGCGACGCTGATGCCCTCCTAG
- a CDS encoding DUF6412 domain-containing protein — translation MHAVAALLFPSLAATAAELLGSPAALLAIALGLVLVIAVHQVHGSDLDLWALPARGRASALTECARQAAFLRLRDPRAAGRRQPRAPSAAVPAA, via the coding sequence ATGCACGCGGTTGCCGCGCTGCTCTTCCCGTCACTGGCGGCCACGGCCGCCGAACTGCTCGGCAGTCCCGCCGCCCTGCTCGCCATCGCACTCGGCCTGGTGCTGGTCATCGCCGTGCACCAGGTGCACGGTTCCGACCTCGACCTGTGGGCCCTGCCCGCCCGTGGTCGCGCCAGCGCGCTGACCGAATGCGCCCGCCAGGCCGCTTTCCTGCGCCTGCGCGATCCCCGAGCGGCAGGCAGACGGCAACCCAGAGCACCCTCCGCGGCCGTCCCGGCCGCCTAG
- a CDS encoding TetR/AcrR family transcriptional regulator encodes MVTGTDSRRRTRANIIEVATRLLREQGAAAVTTRAVAQAAGMQAPTIYRFFEDKDALLDAVAEHVFSIYTAEKALTEAGDDPVADLRAGWDAHIGFGLANGALFGLLTDPARRSPAAEAGMAVLRARVHRVAAAGRLRVPERRAVELVHAAGTGAVLALLAVPPSERDLGLADAMYEAVAHAILTDAPHLPDGDALTVAFRAVVPELPTLTAGERTLLTEWLDRES; translated from the coding sequence ATGGTCACCGGAACCGACAGCCGCCGCCGGACGCGGGCGAACATCATCGAGGTCGCCACGCGGCTGCTGCGCGAACAGGGCGCGGCCGCGGTCACCACGCGCGCGGTGGCGCAGGCGGCGGGCATGCAGGCGCCGACCATCTACCGGTTCTTCGAGGACAAGGACGCGCTGCTCGACGCCGTGGCGGAGCACGTTTTCAGCATCTACACCGCGGAGAAGGCGCTCACCGAGGCCGGTGACGACCCGGTGGCGGACCTCCGCGCCGGCTGGGACGCGCACATCGGCTTCGGCCTCGCGAACGGGGCGTTGTTCGGCCTGCTCACCGATCCGGCGCGGCGCTCACCGGCGGCGGAGGCGGGAATGGCGGTCCTGCGTGCGCGGGTGCACCGGGTCGCGGCGGCAGGCAGGCTCCGGGTGCCCGAACGGCGAGCGGTCGAACTCGTGCACGCCGCCGGAACCGGTGCGGTGCTCGCCCTGCTCGCCGTGCCACCGTCCGAACGGGACCTCGGCCTGGCGGACGCGATGTACGAGGCCGTGGCTCACGCGATCCTGACCGACGCGCCCCACCTTCCCGATGGCGACGCGCTGACCGTCGCCTTCCGGGCCGTGGTGCCGGAACTGCCGACGCTCACCGCTGGCGAGCGCACTCTGCTCACCGAATGGCTGGACCGCGAAAGCTAG